The following are encoded in a window of Perca fluviatilis chromosome 21, GENO_Pfluv_1.0, whole genome shotgun sequence genomic DNA:
- the LOC120551465 gene encoding uncharacterized protein LOC120551465 — protein MVGKTGKDCHRPIPNQYQQRSASGAGKPPMRDNQYPPPRAPNRIPICYFCGQEGHIKPMCPNNPVKLTQMCFVPRQSVNPEPKGNHTRKMVGVKINGVNLRALIDTGSTHTLVQRKYVPANVICTLETVPICCVHGDEKPYPTADIYLEIEGQAYLLNVGVADHLPFPVVLGEDLPVLYDLIKPVQSCNVVTRAQAKAVDADSIALS, from the coding sequence ATGGTTGGGAAGACTGGCAAGGACTGCCATAGGCCCATACCCAATCAGTACCAACAGAGGTCGGCGTCAGGAGCGGGTAAGCCTCCCATGAGGGACAACCAATATCCACCACCCAGAGCTCCTAACAGAATACCAATTTGCTACTTTTGTGGACAGGAAGGTCATATTAAACCGATGTGCCCAAATAATCCAGTCAAGCTGACCCAGATGTGTTTTGTTCCACGCCAGAGTGTTAACCCTGAACCCAAAGGTAACCATACCAGGAAAATGGTTGGTGTTAAAATCAATGGGGTAAACCTCAGAGCCCTGATTGACACTGGCAGCACTCATACCCTTGTACAGAGAAAGTATGTACCAGCTAATGTTATCTGCACCTTGGAGACGGTCCCTATTTGCTGTGTACATGGTGATGAGAAGCCTTACCCTACTGCTGATATTTATCTGGAGATAGAAGGACAGGCTTATCTGTTAAATGTGGGAGTTGCGGATCACTTACCTTTCCCTGTAGTTTTAGGTGAAGACCTGCCCGTACTCTATGACTTGATAAAGCCAGTTCAAAGTTGTAATGTTGTCACTAGAGCACAAGCTAAGGCGGTGGATGCAGATTCCATAGCCCTCAGTTAG